One Candidatus Nitrososphaera evergladensis SR1 genomic window carries:
- a CDS encoding matrixin family metalloprotease: MLPAAAAAAVVTVSTPPKTYESVEFLEGVAERTAVEDGGGSHYTIDTRAFWLDKPSLAVAVASSDGASDAAVQSVKDMISGKNITMLSGPYSQWNDLLSVFQQAAVPRLSLADEDASANIKVVLTDAAQQDNKPGKTRLLADKATGEIVQAEVYVYSADKLYGQGMLEYVVAHELGHALGLSHSTDPKSMMYPLMEVEDGHVVNQLGLCEIEGISALYLESRIGSENC, encoded by the coding sequence ATGCTGCCAGCGGCAGCGGCTGCCGCCGTTGTTACCGTGTCAACACCACCAAAAACCTACGAGAGCGTCGAGTTCCTCGAAGGGGTCGCAGAGCGCACAGCCGTGGAAGATGGCGGAGGGAGCCATTACACGATAGACACGAGGGCATTCTGGCTGGACAAGCCAAGCCTTGCGGTAGCTGTCGCCTCTTCTGACGGGGCAAGCGACGCGGCCGTCCAGAGCGTCAAGGATATGATATCCGGCAAAAACATAACAATGTTGTCTGGCCCATACTCGCAGTGGAATGACCTTCTTTCAGTGTTCCAGCAGGCGGCAGTCCCGCGCTTGTCGCTTGCAGATGAGGACGCAAGCGCAAACATCAAAGTGGTGCTGACAGACGCGGCGCAGCAAGACAACAAGCCGGGCAAGACCCGCCTCCTTGCAGACAAGGCCACAGGCGAGATCGTGCAGGCCGAAGTATACGTCTATTCTGCTGACAAGCTCTATGGGCAGGGTATGCTGGAGTACGTGGTAGCGCACGAGCTTGGCCATGCACTTGGATTGTCGCATTCGACGGATCCTAAAAGCATGATGTATCCTCTGATGGAAGTTGAGGATGGCCACGTGGTAAACCAGCTTGGATTGTGCGAGATAGAGGGAATCTCTGCGCTCTATCTTGAATCAAGAATTGGAAGCGAAAACTGTTAG
- a CDS encoding DUF11 domain-containing protein, with amino-acid sequence MKVNKPIAFVVLAFVIGATISQGSFAFADDSSTNPFRAIWEAIGELQTKTDSLQAQIDDIKTQQQQEGASPSAAGQAVTKNSETSLSIDLSGGQPGQTLISLVARNAGPDSAVGVKLSTYYQMSLFRVNHIDGAQCTDQARGIIECYLGTIESGGEARITIDATTLQIGQQAIITADASSITKDVNPGNNHAETVFVTAPQVVEIPPSQQQQQPTVEQPAQSIGEQQEQQQQPVQNQTSTQQENQSEQPAAEQQPNGQSSSGEQQNPGEQTSQPGSEQQNSGSEGASGSSGDSSNPSSSDNNSTAGSDSGSSDSSSTSSPGSSSSDTGSSDAGSGSSGDSGSTGDSSSGDSSSGEGSSSSGSSSDSGTTTG; translated from the coding sequence GTGAAGGTAAACAAGCCTATAGCTTTTGTTGTGCTTGCTTTTGTCATAGGCGCAACCATATCACAGGGCTCGTTTGCCTTCGCCGACGATTCTTCCACCAACCCGTTCAGGGCGATCTGGGAGGCTATTGGAGAGCTCCAGACAAAGACGGACTCGCTGCAGGCGCAGATCGACGACATAAAGACGCAGCAACAGCAAGAGGGCGCATCTCCATCGGCAGCAGGCCAAGCAGTGACCAAGAATTCGGAAACCTCACTTTCAATAGATCTTTCTGGCGGCCAGCCAGGCCAGACGCTCATCAGCTTGGTGGCAAGGAACGCAGGGCCCGACAGCGCAGTAGGGGTAAAGCTGTCGACCTATTACCAGATGTCGTTGTTCCGCGTGAACCATATCGACGGTGCCCAGTGCACGGATCAGGCCAGGGGCATAATCGAGTGCTATCTTGGCACAATCGAATCAGGCGGCGAGGCGCGGATAACCATCGACGCGACGACTTTGCAGATAGGCCAGCAGGCAATAATCACGGCGGATGCTTCCTCGATAACAAAGGACGTCAACCCAGGCAACAACCATGCCGAAACAGTATTCGTAACAGCACCGCAGGTAGTAGAGATACCACCTTCGCAACAACAGCAACAACCGACAGTTGAGCAGCCGGCGCAAAGCATTGGCGAGCAACAAGAACAACAACAGCAGCCAGTTCAGAATCAGACAAGCACGCAACAAGAAAACCAGAGTGAGCAGCCGGCGGCAGAACAACAACCAAACGGTCAGAGTAGCAGCGGAGAGCAGCAGAATCCTGGCGAACAGACCTCGCAGCCCGGCAGTGAGCAACAAAACTCTGGAAGTGAAGGAGCAAGCGGCAGTTCGGGCGACAGTAGCAATCCTTCTTCAAGTGACAACAATTCTACTGCCGGCTCTGACTCGGGTTCAAGCGATTCGAGCAGTACAAGCTCGCCTGGCTCTTCTTCAAGTGACACAGGTTCTAGCGATGCAGGAAGTGGCTCTTCGGGCGATTCAGGTTCGACAGGCGACTCAAGCTCAGGCGATAGTAGTAGTGGAGAAGGAAGCTCATCTTCTGGCAGCAGTAGCGACTCTGGCACAACAACAGGGTAG
- a CDS encoding V4R domain-containing protein: MQSPDAENAQSRRRWQDYGFIKEEVAKVLDGHPEGLTGARIAELVGITQGAMSKYLSMLKVDGIITSRKVGVAKLWKLVSQSDRAGILADKIGEADEEATFKDYAVSLLEENNRLFEADGKRVMVMPTSMLSNLYKYTKSVIGTEVHAFFYEWGKDYANEVNKLVDDVAKKTESDFIESFLLLWKLKGWGRFEIIAMDENAIEVAWYDSVLAEEMRGTEKAPVDDFVAGALAAAAAHSMGGSWRVTETSCRATGAPHCLFVGTKTS; encoded by the coding sequence GTGCAGAGTCCAGACGCAGAGAACGCCCAGTCCAGGCGGAGATGGCAGGATTACGGTTTCATCAAGGAAGAGGTAGCCAAGGTCCTTGACGGCCACCCAGAAGGGCTAACAGGGGCCAGGATTGCCGAGCTTGTAGGCATTACGCAGGGCGCCATGTCAAAGTACCTGTCCATGCTCAAGGTCGATGGCATCATAACCAGCCGCAAGGTCGGAGTGGCCAAGCTGTGGAAGCTTGTAAGCCAGTCAGACAGGGCAGGCATACTTGCAGACAAGATAGGCGAAGCGGACGAGGAAGCCACGTTCAAGGACTATGCGGTGTCGCTCCTTGAAGAGAACAACAGGCTTTTTGAAGCAGACGGCAAGCGAGTCATGGTCATGCCGACCAGCATGCTGTCAAACCTGTACAAATACACAAAGTCAGTGATCGGCACTGAAGTGCACGCGTTCTTTTACGAGTGGGGCAAAGACTATGCGAACGAGGTCAACAAGCTGGTCGACGACGTGGCAAAAAAAACAGAAAGCGACTTTATCGAATCGTTTCTGCTGCTGTGGAAGCTAAAAGGCTGGGGTAGGTTTGAAATAATAGCGATGGATGAAAACGCGATTGAAGTTGCCTGGTACGACTCTGTCCTGGCAGAAGAGATGAGAGGGACAGAAAAGGCGCCGGTAGACGACTTTGTGGCAGGCGCGCTGGCAGCCGCAGCCGCACACTCGATGGGCGGAAGCTGGCGGGTCACAGAGACATCGTGCAGGGCAACCGGCGCGCCTCATTGCCTGTTTGTAGGGACAAAGACATCTTAA